In Rubrivirga marina, the following are encoded in one genomic region:
- the panC gene encoding pantoate--beta-alanine ligase, which yields MPTRPPVHRTIEAMQAEADAARAAGRRLVLVPTMGALHDGHLALVREARQRAGGDGHVTVSVFVNPTQFGPGEDFEAYPRTLDADLDALAEAGGVDAVFAPSAGVMYPFGLPPWVTVSVRDLDRHLCGATRPGHFEGVTTVVTKLFLACRPHLAVFGQKDAQQLAILRRMTAELGFGVELVGHPIVREPDGLALSSRNRYLSDEERAQAVVLSQALRAAEAAVELGERDAAAIRGTMEAQVAAAPLARLQYAEVVDADALQPVDTLSPERPSGGRYLAALAVYFGDTRLIDNTTLMVRDAG from the coding sequence GTGCCCACCCGCCCACCGGTCCACCGCACCATCGAGGCCATGCAGGCCGAGGCCGACGCGGCCCGCGCCGCCGGCCGCCGCCTCGTGCTCGTCCCCACCATGGGCGCGCTCCACGACGGGCACCTCGCGCTCGTGCGCGAGGCCCGCCAGCGGGCCGGAGGCGACGGGCACGTGACCGTCTCCGTCTTCGTCAACCCGACCCAGTTCGGGCCGGGCGAGGACTTCGAGGCCTACCCGCGCACGCTCGACGCCGACCTCGACGCGCTGGCGGAGGCGGGCGGGGTGGACGCCGTCTTCGCGCCCTCGGCCGGGGTGATGTACCCGTTCGGGCTCCCGCCGTGGGTGACGGTGTCGGTCCGTGACCTCGACCGGCACCTCTGCGGGGCCACGCGTCCCGGCCACTTCGAGGGCGTCACGACGGTCGTGACGAAGCTGTTTTTGGCGTGCCGCCCGCACCTCGCCGTGTTCGGCCAGAAGGACGCCCAGCAACTGGCGATCCTCCGCCGGATGACGGCCGAGCTCGGGTTCGGGGTCGAACTCGTGGGGCACCCCATCGTGCGGGAGCCGGACGGGCTGGCGCTCTCGTCGCGCAACCGCTACCTCTCGGACGAGGAGCGCGCGCAGGCCGTCGTGCTCTCGCAGGCGCTCCGCGCGGCCGAGGCCGCCGTCGAGCTCGGCGAGCGCGACGCGGCGGCGATCCGCGGGACGATGGAAGCGCAGGTCGCCGCCGCTCCGCTCGCGCGGCTCCAGTACGCCGAGGTCGTCGACGCGGACGCGCTGCAGCCCGTTGACACACTCTCACCAGAACGCCCTTCCGGAGGCCGCTACCTTGCCGCTCTCGCCGTGTACTTCGGCGACACCCGACTCATCGACAACACCACGCTGATGGTGAGAGACGCGGGATGA